CACGCGAAACGATGATGGTGAAAACAGTATGCAGATTAAATTCCATTGTGACTGACAGGGAAAGCTGCCACCCCCATATATAGAAGAGAACATTGCAGCTTCTCACTCCTGCACAAGAAAGCATGCACCACCAAGCCAGTGCCTCGCTCTTACGACGCCGGCTCGGCTGCCTTCTCTTCAGGTTTCCTCCCGTAAATCGAGTAGCTTTACTCCGCATCAGTATCAAAGACCTCAAGTGGGAAGTGAAAACTTACATTGGCCAGTAGGCATGAATGTTCCGGTTCTTCATGTTAGTCCGTACCTCCGCCAGAAAGACGAGTACTTCCTCTTTCGTCCAGTTCAGCGCTCGGGTATAGGGCGCCAGCGTCCAACCCTCGAGGCCTTCCATACAGTTGGCATGTGTCCAAGACCCAAGCTCCTTGTAATGGGGGTCCTTGGGCCACTCATTGACAGGCCACTTGTACGTCTTGATAGTCACATCGACAAAACCGGCCTCCTCCATCAAGACTGCGAGGTTAGGAATATCCACGAAAGGGTGTCCGAAGATCTCCACCGCCTCGCCGAGTAGTTTCAGCCACTTCACCATTGCATGCTCTGGTTTGAGGGTGCCATCGTCGCAATGAGGATCGAGATCGGTCTCCTGGATTTCCAGATATCCGCCGACCTCCAAGTGCCTGCTAGAGTTAGCCTATGCCTGTCATGTCTTCTATCGAAACTCACTCGAAGGCTTGCTTGAAAAATCTAGGCCAATCGCATATACTCGAAGTCATCATCCTGGTATGGATGTAGTCGAAGGGTGTCGAATATGTCCAAGGTTCTTCGATGTCGTCAACTTCGAACTTCACATTCGGAGGGAGGCTATGACGTGTGAGCTTCAGCATCTAGCAAAGGGTCACAACTTCAAGACGCACGCTGTTGACTGGACAGGCGATAGATCTACGCCGGAGACCTGATTGATCTCATTAGTTTCTACTACCTAGGATGATAATAGTGGCGCTTTCGCCTACGTACCTCCGCCTCGGGGTGCTCATCGGCGAACTCGATTGCCCAAAGACCGGTGCCTGTGCCGACATCGAGAACACGCTTGACACCAGAGTCCTTAGCATTGCAGGGAGCAAGACCAAGCTGGTAGTAAAAGGTGAGGAGGAAGAGATTGTGTTGCAAATCTGGACACAGAGTCAGACGGCTTAGCGATACGATAGAGAGATTGAAGAAACTCACCTAATCTGTCGGCTTCTTTCTCGTCGTTCGGATAACTGTACTCTACGCAAGTTAGTTTCCGCACTAGCAGAGCATCTGAGGCCTATGTCGAGAGACTCACGGCCATCTTTGTACCTGTGGTAAGTCCTGCCGTTCTCAACTCTATGGTTGAAGATGGAGCTGCTCAAGCTGGTGGTGGATGATGCTAAGCTCTGAGCTGGTTGTGAGAAACGGTTCAGGTGCCGGTTTTGAACAATGAGAGTAGTGGCATACGGAAGCGCGGTCTGACGAGCTGTCATCCCAATCCTGTTCAAATTGTTAGGGCCTATTGTTCTACTGAAGCTGAGAACGTCTTACCCCCTCTTCAGCGGCAATCACAGGGCCTGTGGCGGCTGGACGATTAGCTTCGTCGTTACACATTGCGATGATCCACAGATATGCTGTCTGACAAGAGAAAGATCACGTTTGGACGACGTCGAAGAAACAAGTCATTATCAAATTTGGACTTGCGACTCTTTATGAATCTAGAAGGTGTGTGTTTTACCCCTCTCCTTGGCCAGGACTGAATGCAGTATAATTGCGGCACAGATGCAGCTCGCTCGTGGGAAACTGTTTGTCTGCTTCCTCAAGGCTCGTCACGTACGTAGCATTCCTGGGATGAAATCAATAGGCGGAATATACGATAAAATGCAGGGTATGTGGGCTTGGGGCGGATCAGAACTGGGGGTGAGTTCCCCTGTGATACCCAATAGTTCAGCCCGCCCAGCCGCGGAGATGAGCCGCTGCATGAGGTTGGTGAAGGGTCGATGCTGTGACAGGGGAGACTTTCGCATATTCTTGCTTCAGATCGTACGACTTGGCAGGCGACAGACTCATTGTCAAGCAGGAATTCGAAAACATCAGTGGAGAGCCGTCAACTGTGTTTTCTTCTCTCACGTGGTAACCTTTTGAGGTCCCAGTATGTGGTCGGAGCCCTACCGCAACGGCCTCGATGAACCCTTAGTGAATATGTTACCGCCGCCAGGTCCTTGGGACGACAACGCTGAAGAAATGACAGAACCGAGCATCTGTGGCTCCATCTCGTTAGGTTTCGGCACCAAAATGATGTATCACTTTTCGTAGAGGTCTCGCCTCACTTCAAAATCAGTGATGACAGGTCCAACAGACCGTTCAACGGTTCACTAACACATCTGAAAAATAACATGATGCGGTTGAATCTGACCTGACCGGAACACGCTGGGAGTGGTTCGGAAGAGGGCTTACGGGGAGACGGTCGTTCATCCGGAGACTAACATCAGGATTGCGCGCTAAACTAGGCCCCGGACGGGAGGGTAAGGTGCGTTTGCTTCTAGAGGCTACCTAACAAGCCTCATACGGAACGTACCTGGGGCTGAGCAAGGCAAGAGGAAACAATCTCTTTCCTCTGATCTCGTCCACCAATCAGCAGCTCCTTCCCCAACCtatgtcttttttttttctaagtaccttattatcgaagaaagttaattctttctaagttataagtataagaatatagttttaataaaatagtatagtacttatttagtacttaaattaaaatatttttttaaacttattattaaaaaaagataattatattattaactacttattatcgaggtttataagtattattatagttttaattataatagttttatttataataagtaaaaagtttaattataagtcctttaaaaacctctttttaaaagctataaaagcctctaagttaagttaaaatacttattaaaatattaataactaaactaactttatgataacgactttaataaaaaacttaataaataatattaaaagttttattaatattaaatataatttacgaagtataataacgcggctataaaatattattaatatattctatattaaaaagggtattattaatattaataaaataaatagggctatattaatatagcgcctcggcttctttttataatttaaaaataatcgctttaaatagtattaaaaatttattaaaaagcttttttaagtactttaatatatttattattatttttataataataagactcctagtacttatatataagagtaagttatttatttttaaataataatactaacttattaataagttattaaaattacgattttaataatcctttaacgagggagagggtaaaataaaggaaaaaataggtaatttataaaaaaggttaaagttaaatagtacggaATTTAAGGGCAGGGTAGTGTCTATATGTACTACGGCAATCCTCTAGTAATGCAAAACGATGGAGTTAAACAGTGTCAAACCTATGTCTTTGGTTTCCCCGTGATTCCATCGTGACCGAGCTCTGGATGAGTCAGCAGCGGAATAACTAATCATTTGGGTTTGACATGCCGCGGAAGGCTCCGCACTCGGGGTCTATCCTTACCTTCCGTTGCCGAGGTCCCAAGGTCCGACGCGCTACCACCGCCTGCCATCTGAGCTGCGCCTTGCCGTGGCCGTTGCACAACAAGACATCGCACCAACCGGACTCTTTTTCGTTTCTTCTTCATCGTGTAACAAAAAGATTCAACACTCGTGCAGCCTCCGATATCCTTGTGCAGCCAACGGATCCACCAAACATCCATCGTCAGGGCTCCCCAACAATCAGCATCTATCGCCTTAATCTTGTGGAAACAGGGTCCCACACGTCATCATCTCAAACCACCTGTGATACCTTGTTCATTGTCTCTGTCCCATCCCTCATCACCCACATCTGGTCCCTGCAAACATGCCTATTCCCGAGTCCGAGTATTTGAGTCCGGTCTGGAAGGATGGCATCTTTAGTGAGTGACTTTCGCACATAGTGTTTTGTCTGCTGCCACCTTACCAGCACCGTCAATAATAACTCTCTTGTGCAGACAACAGAGTCGCCTTTGTCACCGGCGGCGCTGGAAGCATTTGCAGTGCTCAAACTCGCGCTCTTGTCCGCCTAGGAGCAAATGCCTGCATCATCGGCCGCAATGTCGAAAAGACAGAGTCCATGGCAAAGGACATAGCCACAGCCAGGCCTGGTGCAAAGGTCATTGGTATCGGCGGCTGTGATGTTAGAAATGTATGTGCTCATCCACACGCATTCCTTCAAGATATGTTGCGGCTAACAATTTATATCTAGCCCCAAAGCCTGCAAGACGCCGCAGATCGATGCGCCAAGGAGCTCGGCGGCATCGACTTTGTCATGTAAGCGCCCGATTCACAAGGATCTCATCCTGGGGTAGACTGCTGACAACCTTATTACCAACAGtgcgggagctgctggcaaCTTCATCGCACCCTTGTCCGGCATGAGCCCCAATGCATTCAAGGCGGTCATCGATATTGATGTCTTGGGCACTTTCAACACTGTAAAGGCTACCATTCCCTACCTGGTAGAGTCGGCAAAGAAGAATCCCACGCCCAGCCAAAACGGCCTGACCGGAGGCCGCATCATTTTCGTCTCTGCCACATTCCACTGGACAGGTATGCCGCTGCAAGCACATGTCTCAGCCGCCAAAGCGGCCGTCGATGCTCTCATGGCCTCGGTGACGTTGGAGTATGGCCCGTTCGGAGTCACAAGCAATGTGATTGCCCCCGGGCCGATCAAGGATACGGAGGGCATGCAACGGCTGTCAAGCAGCAAGCAGGACCAGGCCAAGGCCAACGCCGTGGTGCCGCAGGGTCGGTGGGGCGTCATCCGGGACATTGCCGATTCCACCGTCTACCTCTTCAGCGACGCCGGCAGCTTCGTCAACGGTCAAGCAATCCCTGTTGACGGCGGTGCTTGGAGACGCCAGGGTGCACTAGCGGTTGGAACAGATGACGACATGCAATACCCGGATTTCCTTCTAAAGGGAGAAATCTCAAAGCACGTAAAGAGCGGCCGAAAAACGGAGTCGAAGTTGTAATCGACATCGAGAAATCAGCCCTGGTGGGGTAGGGAGGATCACCTCCAGCAAGTCCGCGGACAAAGGAATTCCATCGACCGGGGGTGGAGAGATTGTAAGTTGACATCGCAAGGGCGTGGCTGTTGAACCGCTCAGCTTGTTAGATATATTGAAGAACCGTAGGAAATGGCACTGTATTGAACGAATATAGTCGTTTACAGAAATGTCCCGGATCTTTTGACATTTGTACAATCCTACCTCACGTTTTATCAATCAGAACCTCCAATCCTTGAGCAAAGCGGCTATCGGCACCACAATTCTACTCAGGCTACTTAGATTTATATCTCCCAGCCGCCGACAGGCCGAGCCGCCCCGCGGACGGGAGCGGAGATGCTTGCTGCTGCAAAGCTGCCCCCGAACACACTTTTTTTCTTACCGGGTCGGTCACCAAGCCAACTAATTAGCGTCTTCCAAAGACCGGACAGGGTGCGGCGCACTCAAGCTTTTTGAGCCAAGCCGGCATCCACATCCCTCGACCTGCAGGTGATAGCTTACCATTGGCGGAGACTTCAGGAACAGCTTGACTAATTGGCCACACGAATTGCTACGCAGACGTGAGTGGCATGGTGGTGGCATCCATCCATTCCCGCCGTCGCCCGCCATGCGGATAAGCAGCAAGACTCACCCGCTCGCGCCGCCCACGGTTGCAGTGAAATCGTACTTTTTGACTGCAGAGTGATAGGACCTGGCCCGGTGGATGCTGATCCATGGGTCTAGTGCGTTTTTATTTGAACCCTTCTCTTGTTACCCCTCCTTTATCGCCAACCATCGACTGGCCCAGAGCAATGAAGCGGGTCGAACCATGCTAGGGATTGGGGAGGAGGCATGGAACATTTGTCGCTGAACCATGTGTGGGCTGCAGGATTTCTTTGAAGGCGACTCTAACTTCTTGAAGCGTCGAAAAGTCCGACTGTCGGCTGTGACATAAAAGGGCCGGCGGTACCCGGCTGCGCGAGGGACTCGAGGAGACTCCCGATCGTCTTAGTCTCTTCAACTCTCGTGAGGTTTATCTGAACTGCTGACGGGCCgttaattttattactttttcttctttacAGGAATTGCAACCCGGCTTTAAGCTTATCTCAACGGCTGTTTTCACACTTGGGCGGGTACTCGACTTGTGTGCAGCAAGTTGCTGGTAGTTCAACTGGTTAATATCGAGTAAGTGGAGGGCTCTACTTAGTGTTTTCGTGCATACATCAACTCTTGTAGCCAGTGGACATCGATATCAACAGCAGAGCTGACACTCTCACAGAGTCCAACAACACATCACCAACATGGGACTTAAGCACCTCCTGGCAATGGGCCTGCCCATCATGCCCGCGGCCGCAGAGACCGTCCTCGGCATCTACGTCTTCCACCGCCACGGCGACCGCACAGCCAAGAAGACGCCTCCCGTCCGCTTCACCGACCTCGGCGCCTACGAGGTCTACACCTCCGGCCTGGAATACGGCCGGCTCTACGTCCGCGAAAACGCCACCCACCAGATCCGCAACATGAGCACCGACGACGTCCTCCCGGAGCAGCTCTCCGTCACCTCCCCAACCGACGTTGTCCTGCAGTCCTCGGCCAACGCCTTCCTCCAGGGCTTCTACCCGCCCTCCGGCACCGTCGAGGCCCTCGCCAACGGCTCCAGCGTCGAGGCGCCCCTCGGCGGATACCAGTACATCCCCGTCAACGCCGTCGCCACGGCCTCCACCAGCACAAACGCCGAGAGCAGCGAGTGGCTCCAGGGCGGCAGCGGCTGCGGCAAAGCCGTCGTCAGCTCCAACAACTACTTCTCCTCGCCCGAGTACGCCGCCGTCGACGCCGAGTCCCGCGACTTCTACCAGAGCCTGCTGCCCGTCATCAACGGCACGTTCGGCGCAAAGGCCGCAACCTTTGAAAACGCCTACTCCATCTTCGACCTCATCAACGTCGCCAGGATCCACAACGACAGCATCCCCTCCGATTCCCTCCTCACCAACGCCACCATCCGCTCGCTGACCGACTACGCCAACATCCACGAGTGGAACCTTGCCTACAACGAGAGCGACCCCATCCGCGCCGTCGCCGGCAAGGTGCTGGCCGGCCAGGTCCTCCAGGCCCTCAACGCGACGCTCAAGGACGCAGCAAAGTCCTCCTCCGTCAAGGCCAACATCCAGTTCGGCGCCTACGCCAGCTTCTCGTCCTTCTTCGGCCTCGCCCAACTGCAAAAGGTCTCGGCCGACTTCCAGACCGTCGTCGACTACGCTTCCTCCATGGTCTTTGAGCTCGTCACCAACGCCACCTCCGCCAGCCCCGCCGCCGACGACGTCGCTGTCCGCTTCCGCTTCGCTAACGGCTCCGCCGGCATTAACAACCTCACCGTCTACCCGCTCTTTGGACAGTCCGAGACCGTGATTCCCTGGAACACTTTCGTTACTCAGATGCGCCAGTTCGCTATTGAGGACACTAAGACCTGGTGCACCGCCTGCGGCAACTCCACCGGCACCTGCGCCACGGCCCTGGGTCTGGATGGCAGCACCGACGCCAACGGAACCGGCTCAAGCGGTAGCAAGGGAGGCGTCTCGACTCCCGTGGCGGGCGTCATCGGCGCGCTGGTGACGCTGGTCGTGATCCTGGGCATCCTCGGCCTCGTCATGCTCATCGGTGGCCTGCGTCTGGTCAAGAAGTCCAAGATCGCAAAGGATGTCCCTGCCGCTTCTACTGCGGAGCAGACTGGTGGTGCCAAGCACTGAGCACGTAATGTAAGAAACGATTGTGTGCGACCAAGTGTTCACGATGGATTTGTGATCGATAATGAGACACGATGAATGTATCGTGAATAGTAGTCCCAAGCGGACATGAGctaccttagtaataagatgtTGATACCACCCTTTTACTCAAGAGACTACCCATATTCCTTGCCCTGTGATGAGTATGCTCTGCGTAGAGAGGGCGACCCAAGGAATTCGTCCCATATCACAGTGTTTAAGAGCGCCAGAACCTCCTCTGAGCCCGCGGCTTCATCACCATGGTCACCGTTCCAAGTGACTATGTTTCATCTACAGATATTCTAGGGACTCGCAAATGCAAGAGGTGTTGTTGGTTGTCCGCTGCCCTCATCCGAGCTACCTAAGTTCTTCGAAGAAGACCCCTCCCACCCCAATGGGGCAGCCTACGCCCTGAAGTCTCTCAACTCGACCAAGCTTGGGTTGTCATCTCTGTCGGCTTCAGTCGGATCGGAGCTAGATAGTGTGGTTCCACGCATTCTCCTATCGTTAGATCGAGCAGATCGCTCCCTGGTAATATCTGGTGATGCAATGTCCGCGTCTCGAGTTTCTATCCCTTGGACGGTAGGGAAATCTCGACGTGAGCAGCAAGTGCGCTAGCTTGCTACTGAAGTCTCGTTCATACCGTAGATTACGGCGTCGACAAGCCCCTGGATCACGATGCAAGCCTGATCGACGTTTTGCAATGGGAAAGGTGCTGGCGTATTCGTACTTGCTTGGTATATCCGGATGGCAGTTGGGATAGTCCAGACGATGGCATACGCAAGCGGATACAAAAGCAACAGGCGAGCAATCTGGAGCACGGTCAGTCATTACCTCTTCGCTGCCCTGAGCATCGTCTTTTCTTGCCCTTTTGAGCCTTCTGATGGAAATCATAGATTGGCCTTCCAGTCCTTCGTGAGTGCTTGCGGCCCTGCTCCCATCTTGTGTCGAGTAACCGGACTCCAGATGCCCGGGAGACTCCTGCATCGAACTTAACCTGTTCTGAGCTCTGAAAAGAGCAAGGGCGAGGTATGCG
The Colletotrichum lupini chromosome 6, complete sequence DNA segment above includes these coding regions:
- a CDS encoding histidine acid phosphatase; this translates as MPIPESEYLSPVWKDGIFNNRVAFVTGGAGSICSAQTRALVRLGANACIIGRNVEKTESMAKDIATARPGAKVIGIGGCDVRNPQSLQDAADRCAKELGGIDFVIAGAAGNFIAPLSGMSPNAFKAVIDIDVLGTFNTVKATIPYLVESAKKNPTPSQNGLTGGRIIFVSATFHWTGMPLQAHVSAAKAAVDALMASVTLEYGPFGVTSNVIAPGPIKDTEGMQRLSSSKQDQAKANAVVPQGRWGVIRDIADSTVYLFSDAGSFVNGQAIPVDGGAWRRQGALAVGTDDDMQYPDFLLKGEISKHPWWGREDHLQQVRGQRNSIDRGWRDCRAAPRTGAEMLAAAKLPPNTLFFLPGRSPSQLISVFQRPDRLTIGGDFRNSLTNWPHELLRRREWHGGGIHPFPPSPAMRISSKTHPLAPPTDLARWMLIHGGSNHARDWGGGMEHLSLNHVAGGTRLREGLEETPDRLSLFNSPYLNGCFHTWAGTRLVCSKLLVVQLVNIEVQQHITNMGLKHLLAMGLPIMPAAAETVLGIYVFHRHGDRTAKKTPPVRFTDLGAYEVYTSGLEYGRLYVRENATHQIRNMSTDDVLPEQLSVTSPTDVVLQSSANAFLQGFYPPSGTVEALANGSSVEAPLGGYQYIPVNAVATASTSTNAESSEWLQGGSGCGKAVVSSNNYFSSPEYAAVDAESRDFYQSLLPVINGTFGAKAATFENAYSIFDLINVARIHNDSIPSDSLLTNATIRSLTDYANIHEWNLAYNESDPIRAVAGKVLAGQVLQALNATLKDAAKSSSVKANIQFGAYASFSSFFGLAQLQKVSADFQTVVDYASSMVFELVTNATSASPAADDVAVRFRFANGSAGINNLTVYPLFGQSETVIPWNTFVTQMRQFAIEDTKTWCTACGNSTGTCATALGLDGSTDANGTGSSGSKGGVSTPVAGVIGALVTLVVILGILGLVMLIGGLRLVKKSKIAKDVPAASTAEQTGGAKH